From Staphylothermus hellenicus DSM 12710, a single genomic window includes:
- the sat gene encoding sulfate adenylyltransferase, with product MIPRPHGGKLVNRIVSSKRRSALLEEAGELPSINISYERLIDLLDIANGAFSPLEGFMVQEDYLHVLYDMRLANDLPWTIPVILDVDPMEISGVKEGDDIALKYNNEIYAIMRIEEIYGWDKKEYARQVYKTTDPNHPGVAKTYQRKELLVGGTIDLLNQPHHPLEHRILWPIETRVLFREKKWRTIVAFQTRNVPHRGHEYVQKAALTFTDGLFIHPLIGWKKPGDYRDEVIFAAYEVLIKHYYPDNVVVLAGLMMNMNYAGPREAVHHAIVRKNFGATHFIVGRDHAGVGDYYKPYEAWEIFDEFPDLGITPLFIREAFYCRKCGGMVNEKICPHSEEYRVRISGTKIREMIRKGIMPPEYMMRPEVAKVILSFKDPFVH from the coding sequence GTGATACCTCGTCCCCACGGCGGGAAACTAGTTAATAGAATTGTTTCTTCTAAGAGGAGATCAGCATTACTAGAGGAAGCAGGGGAGCTTCCAAGTATAAATATTAGCTATGAGAGATTAATTGATCTACTCGATATCGCTAATGGAGCTTTCAGCCCCCTAGAGGGGTTCATGGTTCAAGAGGATTATTTACATGTATTATATGATATGAGGCTGGCAAATGATCTACCATGGACCATACCCGTGATCCTAGATGTTGACCCTATGGAGATTAGCGGTGTTAAGGAAGGCGATGATATTGCTCTTAAATATAATAATGAAATCTACGCTATTATGAGGATAGAGGAAATCTATGGGTGGGATAAGAAGGAATATGCTAGACAAGTATATAAAACAACAGATCCAAACCATCCAGGAGTGGCCAAAACTTATCAACGCAAAGAATTACTAGTTGGAGGAACAATTGATTTACTAAACCAGCCACATCACCCGCTTGAACATAGAATACTGTGGCCTATAGAAACACGTGTTCTTTTCAGAGAGAAGAAGTGGAGAACAATAGTGGCTTTCCAAACACGTAATGTTCCCCACCGTGGACACGAATATGTTCAGAAAGCAGCCTTAACATTTACTGATGGCTTATTCATTCACCCACTAATAGGCTGGAAGAAGCCGGGAGATTACCGTGACGAAGTTATTTTTGCAGCATACGAAGTATTGATCAAGCATTACTATCCGGATAATGTGGTTGTACTAGCTGGTTTAATGATGAATATGAACTATGCTGGTCCTCGAGAAGCCGTTCACCACGCTATTGTTAGGAAGAATTTCGGTGCAACACATTTCATTGTTGGAAGAGACCATGCTGGGGTGGGAGATTATTATAAACCATATGAGGCATGGGAGATATTCGATGAATTCCCAGACCTAGGTATAACGCCATTATTTATACGAGAAGCATTCTATTGCAGGAAATGCGGTGGAATGGTTAATGAGAAAATATGTCCTCACAGCGAAGAATATAGGGTCAGAATAAGTGGTACTAAAATTAGAGAAATGATTAGAAAAGGTATTATGCCGCCAGAATACATGATGAGACCTGAAGTTGCTAAGGTAATACTTAGTTTTAAAGACCCATTTGTACATTGA
- a CDS encoding CopG family transcriptional regulator, with translation MAEEEVSVKISIPKTLYEKITREAKDAGFNNIEEFIIYVLEQLVETSSVEGETMSKEDEEKVKERLRALGYID, from the coding sequence TTGGCGGAGGAAGAGGTCAGTGTTAAAATAAGTATTCCTAAAACATTATATGAGAAAATAACTCGGGAAGCAAAAGATGCTGGTTTCAACAATATTGAGGAGTTTATAATATATGTATTGGAGCAACTTGTCGAGACTAGCAGTGTTGAAGGAGAAACTATGAGTAAGGAGGATGAGGAAAAGGTTAAGGAGAGGCTTAGAGCTCTCGGATATATTGATTAA
- a CDS encoding SLC13 family permease — MNRIVEITIIVLIAIVAGAIVYSVSPPDWPVQGTYTAEVFLHGKSVGVLEFNLSDKHIVKNFSTGNNEVLQVALRSPGGVYVGKPLVFNVCLYRDNELVELSIKDVSLTIKTPDNHLYKYIPTSKTDKCVEISVQPYIHAREAGFIFGSAIVLFASASIIHYIITGLYVTLALVLVGVQPASTAYQYYMAPLIMVFIAGSAMELVIREKGLDVRVARLLSRIARGPYTLILGISFLGSFLSMWMSNTAATYVMLPLAAALLAGIRDKAPRISSIAMVSLAMGASIGGTATLIGTPPNLIAAEFLNKFAYGYYAIGFYRWLLIGLPAWIIGFTIGVLLAFLYAKITASGELGIVKDYLKGIREKGEAKPWSRAEIIALTELLILVGLWITEPLHGIKTGIAAGIGILLFFATGILNPKEHWKKLAWDLMVLFGAGLTLGSGLMKSGWANYLLSQLHSVGSLGWAGFYIIGFTAYFIGTFISSHTSASAFIAPLTIPLGMTMAASLGLNPATGAALATVVAVVSLNNAIALPISTPPSAIVYASGKANIKDLMIYGFLFGIVANAIIIAVLLHYWATIL, encoded by the coding sequence ATGAATAGGATCGTTGAGATCACTATAATAGTTCTTATCGCCATAGTAGCTGGAGCAATTGTATATAGTGTTTCACCGCCTGACTGGCCGGTTCAGGGAACTTATACTGCCGAGGTTTTCTTACACGGTAAAAGTGTTGGTGTGTTAGAGTTTAATTTATCGGATAAGCATATCGTTAAAAACTTCTCTACAGGAAACAATGAGGTTTTACAAGTAGCGTTGAGGTCTCCGGGAGGCGTATATGTTGGTAAACCATTAGTGTTTAATGTCTGCTTATATAGGGACAACGAACTTGTTGAGCTAAGCATTAAAGATGTTTCACTGACTATAAAGACTCCGGATAATCACCTATACAAGTATATTCCAACAAGTAAAACCGATAAATGTGTGGAGATTAGTGTCCAGCCATATATTCATGCTAGAGAAGCCGGGTTTATTTTTGGCTCAGCAATAGTATTATTTGCTTCAGCATCAATAATACACTATATTATCACTGGTTTATACGTTACTCTAGCATTGGTATTAGTGGGTGTTCAACCAGCTAGCACAGCTTATCAATACTATATGGCTCCACTGATAATGGTGTTTATAGCTGGTAGTGCTATGGAGCTTGTTATTAGGGAGAAAGGACTAGATGTTCGTGTAGCCAGGCTTTTATCCAGGATCGCTCGAGGACCCTATACATTGATTCTTGGAATAAGTTTTCTGGGAAGCTTCTTAAGCATGTGGATGAGCAATACTGCTGCAACATATGTTATGCTCCCATTAGCGGCTGCACTACTAGCTGGTATTAGGGATAAAGCTCCTAGAATATCATCTATAGCGATGGTTTCATTAGCGATGGGGGCTAGTATTGGTGGGACAGCAACATTGATAGGTACTCCTCCAAATCTTATAGCTGCCGAGTTTCTCAACAAGTTTGCTTACGGATACTATGCTATAGGATTCTATAGGTGGCTGCTGATCGGATTACCTGCTTGGATAATAGGGTTTACTATAGGAGTATTGTTGGCGTTTCTATACGCTAAAATAACTGCTTCTGGAGAACTAGGTATTGTTAAGGATTATCTTAAAGGGATAAGGGAGAAAGGGGAAGCTAAGCCTTGGAGTAGAGCGGAGATTATAGCGTTGACAGAGTTATTAATACTTGTAGGTTTATGGATTACTGAGCCTTTACACGGTATTAAGACAGGTATTGCTGCAGGCATAGGTATACTATTGTTTTTTGCAACAGGTATATTGAATCCAAAGGAGCACTGGAAAAAGCTCGCATGGGATCTAATGGTGTTGTTCGGTGCCGGATTAACCCTTGGATCAGGCTTGATGAAGAGTGGGTGGGCTAACTATTTATTATCACAGCTACACAGTGTAGGATCACTTGGATGGGCAGGCTTCTACATCATAGGCTTTACAGCATACTTCATAGGAACATTCATATCAAGCCATACATCAGCATCAGCATTCATAGCACCATTAACAATACCTTTAGGAATGACTATGGCTGCATCACTAGGATTAAACCCTGCAACAGGTGCTGCACTAGCAACTGTCGTAGCTGTTGTATCACTGAATAACGCTATAGCATTACCAATATCTACTCCTCCATCAGCAATAGTGTATGCTAGCGGTAAAGCTAATATAAAGGATCTAATGATCTATGGTTTCTTGTTCGGAATAGTTGCCAACGCAATAATAATAGCTGTGCTACTACATTATTGGGCAACTATTTTGTAG
- a CDS encoding metallophosphoesterase family protein: MKTLLISDIHGNLPALQTVLDNEVYDEIIVLGDIVDYGPFPGEVLDVLRSIGARIIRGNHDHAVGYGVDCKCGEATHWVSVWFRENITNKLLSNNDKEYLARLPLFIERDNALFVHGSPSNPLYDYLYPWIGYKEITEKISRIVTSRKYVFGKTIDKHRYKRIYVGHTHVQFMLTIDSTQVINPGSIGQPRDGDPRAAYAVVENDTVIFKRIKYPVEKIIRRYEELKIPDPYYSFLKQLLLTGRLPHR; the protein is encoded by the coding sequence ATGAAGACATTACTTATAAGCGATATACATGGGAACCTGCCGGCTCTCCAAACAGTATTAGATAATGAAGTATATGATGAAATAATTGTTCTAGGAGACATAGTAGATTATGGTCCTTTCCCAGGAGAAGTACTAGATGTTTTGAGAAGTATTGGAGCCAGAATTATTCGTGGAAACCATGACCACGCCGTTGGATACGGTGTTGATTGTAAATGTGGTGAGGCTACACATTGGGTTAGTGTATGGTTTAGAGAAAATATAACCAACAAGCTATTGAGCAATAATGATAAAGAATACTTGGCAAGACTGCCATTATTTATTGAAAGAGACAATGCATTATTTGTGCACGGATCACCTTCGAATCCCTTATATGACTATCTATATCCATGGATTGGATACAAGGAAATAACAGAGAAAATCTCCCGAATAGTAACTAGTCGAAAATATGTTTTTGGAAAAACCATAGATAAACACCGGTATAAGAGGATCTATGTCGGACATACACATGTACAGTTCATGTTAACTATAGATTCTACGCAAGTAATTAATCCGGGAAGCATTGGTCAGCCAAGAGATGGTGATCCAAGGGCTGCATATGCTGTAGTCGAGAACGACACAGTTATTTTTAAGAGAATAAAGTATCCTGTTGAAAAAATTATTAGGAGGTATGAGGAGCTAAAAATACCTGATCCATACTATTCTTTTCTGAAACAACTACTTTTAACAGGCAGGCTGCCTCATCGCTGA
- a CDS encoding asparagine synthetase A, producing MGSGKKYSDKQGSSLNNCSKNEWYNQGDKGCVLTSKTGLKSSKTYSKPLYSKYRRTILLKHLKQCRDSRAVEIIAWIADKTGDKIVFRDPSGIELFKLRGIGSDRIKSLPLETLLWLKGIVADDTIIVVDYKVIHKPVEERIIKYTRIDHIGLTDYAKNYAWYFRNPKISSTIKLLSYVTRYSRGILYSKGFIELLPPMISVASDPGLRGAGKLKTKYYGETYELTSSVIMFKQASAAVYEKVFFTARNIREEPPENIWTGRHLSEFTQLDIEWAMSGLEDVMRLAEELLYNVSKTIADKYMDLIYDIGERKEPVILKPPFPRIRYDEALELAEKLGEPVEWGKELTHTAETRIAEYYDSPVWIIGYPAISRGFYYLPDRDDPRYNLDFNLLLPEGYGEVIDGGAREYRYPQIVERIRKLGEPLHKYGWFIELVKQGGIPPSSGWGLGLERLTRYLAGHKHVGYATIFPKLPGIAGTP from the coding sequence TTGGGATCCGGCAAAAAGTATTCAGATAAACAAGGGTCAAGCCTAAATAATTGTTCGAAAAATGAATGGTATAATCAAGGTGATAAGGGATGCGTTTTAACGAGTAAAACGGGGCTTAAATCCTCTAAAACCTATTCTAAGCCTCTATATTCGAAATATAGGAGAACCATTCTATTAAAACATCTAAAACAATGTAGAGACAGTAGAGCAGTAGAAATTATTGCTTGGATCGCTGATAAGACTGGAGATAAAATAGTGTTTAGAGATCCTAGCGGGATAGAATTGTTCAAACTGAGAGGTATAGGTTCCGATAGGATCAAGAGTCTTCCCCTAGAAACACTGCTGTGGCTCAAAGGCATCGTTGCAGATGATACTATTATTGTTGTTGATTACAAGGTGATCCACAAACCTGTAGAGGAGAGAATAATCAAGTATACAAGAATAGATCATATCGGATTAACAGATTATGCTAAGAACTATGCATGGTATTTTAGAAACCCGAAAATATCTTCCACTATAAAATTATTATCATATGTTACAAGGTATAGTAGGGGGATCCTATATAGTAAAGGCTTTATAGAGTTATTACCGCCAATGATCAGCGTAGCTAGTGATCCAGGGCTTAGAGGCGCAGGGAAACTGAAAACAAAATATTATGGAGAAACATACGAGTTAACAAGCAGTGTTATAATGTTTAAACAAGCCTCAGCAGCTGTCTATGAAAAAGTATTCTTCACAGCAAGAAACATTCGTGAAGAACCACCAGAAAACATATGGACAGGTAGACACTTATCCGAGTTTACACAACTAGATATCGAGTGGGCTATGAGCGGTTTAGAAGATGTAATGAGGCTTGCTGAGGAACTATTATATAATGTATCCAAGACTATTGCTGATAAATACATGGATCTAATATACGATATCGGTGAGAGAAAAGAACCAGTAATACTTAAACCGCCCTTTCCAAGGATAAGATATGATGAAGCACTAGAACTAGCAGAGAAACTTGGAGAACCCGTGGAGTGGGGTAAGGAACTAACACATACAGCAGAAACGAGAATCGCAGAATACTATGATTCACCAGTATGGATCATAGGATACCCTGCTATTAGCCGTGGATTCTACTACCTACCAGACCGTGATGATCCAAGATACAACTTGGACTTCAACCTACTACTACCAGAGGGGTACGGTGAAGTAATAGATGGTGGAGCCAGAGAATATAGATATCCGCAAATTGTTGAGAGAATAAGGAAGCTGGGCGAGCCCCTTCATAAATATGGGTGGTTCATAGAACTAGTAAAACAAGGCGGGATCCCGCCTAGTAGTGGTTGGGGACTAGGATTAGAGAGGCTAACAAGATATTTGGCAGGCCATAAACATGTAGGATATGCAACTATATTCCCGAAACTACCCGGAATAGCGGGGACTCCGTAA
- the apgM gene encoding 2,3-bisphosphoglycerate-independent phosphoglycerate mutase, whose product MVVKKLLYLVLDGMADRLSDPVTTLDIAVKPGLDHIARNGVCGLMFTVGKGVAPESDEAVISILGYNPHEVYPGRGVIEAVGAGLSIREGYEVAFRANFATVDPATKKLIDRRVGRSLSTEEAHELAKAVDGLDLGKYGGYARVKATIGHRAVVVIGSDKYRLSPYVSNSDPAYSRKGLLSVAVKEYEPYIKPVEPIEDTDEARRTAELANIFTEKAIEILDKHPVNIKRREKGLLPGNAILLRDAGGTLPKTTPLPEKYGLKFAVLAEMPVEIGIGRIFGADTIALEPPIGDPSEVYSIRLEKSLEALKKYNIVYVHLKGPDEPGHDRNKELKKKKIEEIDKYFVQPFLEKMSSDTAILVTADHATPPSIGAHTDDPVPIAVMAETIQPDQTTKLTEKECSKGKLGIIEHGWEMLPKIIKLLNLHP is encoded by the coding sequence TTGGTGGTTAAGAAGTTATTATATCTTGTCTTGGATGGTATGGCTGATAGACTAAGTGATCCAGTTACTACGTTGGATATTGCTGTGAAGCCTGGATTAGACCATATTGCCCGTAATGGTGTTTGTGGTTTAATGTTTACTGTTGGAAAGGGTGTTGCTCCTGAAAGTGATGAAGCAGTTATATCTATTCTTGGATATAATCCTCACGAAGTATATCCTGGTAGAGGAGTTATTGAAGCGGTTGGTGCTGGGCTAAGTATTAGGGAGGGTTACGAGGTTGCTTTTAGAGCAAATTTCGCAACAGTTGATCCAGCGACTAAGAAGTTGATTGATAGGAGGGTTGGGAGAAGCTTATCTACCGAAGAAGCCCACGAGCTTGCTAAGGCTGTTGACGGTCTTGATCTCGGAAAATATGGTGGATATGCAAGGGTTAAGGCTACAATTGGTCATCGAGCAGTAGTTGTTATCGGCAGCGATAAATATAGGTTGAGCCCCTATGTTAGCAATAGTGATCCAGCATATTCTCGTAAAGGATTATTAAGCGTTGCAGTTAAAGAGTATGAACCATATATTAAACCTGTTGAGCCCATCGAGGACACAGATGAAGCTAGGAGAACTGCTGAGCTAGCAAATATTTTCACGGAAAAAGCAATTGAAATACTAGATAAACACCCAGTAAATATTAAGAGGAGAGAGAAAGGTTTACTGCCTGGAAACGCTATTCTACTCCGAGACGCTGGAGGAACACTTCCCAAAACAACCCCGTTACCTGAGAAATACGGTTTAAAATTCGCAGTCTTAGCTGAAATGCCTGTAGAGATAGGTATTGGCAGAATATTTGGAGCAGACACAATAGCGTTAGAACCACCAATAGGAGATCCCAGTGAAGTATATAGTATTAGACTCGAAAAATCACTTGAAGCACTCAAAAAATACAATATAGTATATGTTCACCTAAAAGGACCCGATGAACCAGGACATGATAGAAACAAAGAGTTGAAGAAGAAGAAAATAGAAGAGATAGATAAATACTTTGTCCAGCCATTCCTAGAAAAAATGAGCAGCGACACAGCAATACTAGTAACAGCAGACCACGCAACACCACCATCAATAGGAGCACACACAGACGACCCAGTCCCAATAGCAGTCATGGCAGAAACAATACAACCAGACCAAACAACAAAACTAACAGAGAAAGAATGCAGCAAAGGAAAACTAGGAATAATAGAGCATGGATGGGAAATGCTGCCAAAAATCATAAAACTATTAAACCTACACCCATAA
- the deoC gene encoding deoxyribose-phosphate aldolase, with protein sequence MGIDSLIEKLSVKEFASMIDHTLLKPNADYKLLEKYVEDTKRYGFAVLMLPPSLLLKAREIAGNTIRLATVIGFPLGNTFAGAKVLETRLASQAGASEIDMVMNINYFKSGDYDRVLDDMKHVVLEARKNNISIVKVIIETGLLSDEEKVKATELVVESGADYVKTSTGFLAGGATIHDVALLYRAAKGRIKVKAAGGIRHALDALAMIDAGASRIGTSTGDKIIEEFIKLKEEK encoded by the coding sequence ATGGGTATTGATTCGCTTATTGAGAAGCTTAGTGTTAAGGAGTTTGCTTCAATGATTGATCATACCTTGTTGAAGCCGAATGCTGATTATAAGTTGTTGGAGAAGTATGTTGAGGATACTAAGAGGTATGGGTTTGCAGTATTAATGCTTCCACCTAGTTTGCTGTTGAAGGCTCGCGAAATTGCTGGTAATACGATTAGGTTAGCTACTGTTATAGGTTTTCCGCTGGGAAACACCTTTGCTGGCGCCAAGGTTTTGGAGACTCGTTTAGCCAGTCAAGCTGGTGCTTCCGAGATTGATATGGTTATGAATATTAATTATTTTAAGAGCGGAGACTATGATCGTGTATTGGATGATATGAAGCACGTTGTATTGGAGGCTAGGAAAAACAATATTAGTATTGTTAAAGTCATTATTGAGACTGGATTATTAAGTGATGAAGAAAAAGTTAAAGCTACAGAACTCGTAGTTGAGAGCGGCGCAGACTATGTTAAGACTTCTACAGGGTTCTTAGCAGGTGGCGCCACAATACATGATGTAGCACTACTATATAGAGCTGCTAAGGGAAGAATAAAAGTTAAAGCTGCGGGAGGCATAAGACACGCACTAGACGCATTAGCAATGATTGATGCGGGAGCATCACGTATAGGGACAAGCACCGGAGACAAGATCATTGAGGAGTTCATAAAATTAAAGGAGGAAAAATAA
- the cas6 gene encoding CRISPR system precrRNA processing endoribonuclease RAMP protein Cas6, with the protein MLVTDIIGSRLLYSASPRTYYKAHIVLQVKGEAVLPPYTGKVVKTLLISAEPGLEDVFSANYNPKPIAISTLAKRVNNKYLYLWKKSGSDVVLKVDPGDIVEFWTGFTEDIASKMVEALTGLDGLELFNTKWSLLEYNIESYKLPAKPEEVPLDYRLDDAVAVKVEFRTPALLLDPYKKTIYKRFLPTPGNVFSYNIGDLLRLTRDKEYIEVVILVNALLNETYTVLKTVKPVKYVYGKKSLPGIVGYAKYMIDWDLLVETKAKHLLENLLLHASIMGIGTSRANGFGHVTIKVIQSNE; encoded by the coding sequence ATGCTTGTAACTGATATTATTGGTTCGAGGCTTCTCTACTCAGCTTCTCCTAGAACGTATTATAAAGCACATATTGTATTACAGGTAAAGGGGGAAGCTGTTCTTCCCCCCTATACTGGTAAAGTTGTTAAGACTCTTCTAATCAGTGCAGAACCTGGTTTGGAAGATGTTTTCTCAGCAAATTATAATCCTAAACCAATAGCTATATCTACACTTGCTAAACGGGTTAATAATAAGTATTTGTATTTGTGGAAGAAGAGTGGTAGTGATGTTGTTTTAAAAGTTGATCCTGGAGATATTGTTGAGTTCTGGACTGGTTTCACAGAGGATATTGCTTCTAAAATGGTTGAGGCATTAACTGGTCTTGATGGTTTAGAGCTTTTCAATACTAAGTGGTCTTTGCTTGAATACAATATTGAATCATATAAGCTTCCGGCAAAGCCTGAAGAGGTACCGCTTGATTATCGTTTAGATGATGCTGTAGCTGTGAAGGTTGAGTTTAGAACTCCAGCACTTCTCCTAGACCCTTATAAGAAGACTATATATAAGAGGTTTCTGCCCACGCCTGGAAATGTTTTCTCATACAACATAGGTGATCTGTTGAGGCTTACACGTGATAAAGAATATATTGAGGTAGTTATTCTAGTGAATGCATTACTCAATGAAACATATACGGTGCTGAAAACAGTTAAGCCTGTAAAGTATGTTTATGGAAAAAAGTCTCTACCAGGAATAGTAGGTTATGCAAAATACATGATAGACTGGGATCTCCTAGTTGAGACCAAAGCTAAGCATTTACTAGAAAACCTATTATTACACGCATCAATAATGGGTATAGGAACAAGTAGAGCAAACGGTTTTGGACACGTAACAATAAAGGTGATACAATCCAATGAGTAA
- a CDS encoding PIN domain-containing protein → MNKKKSIGDNKRILLDTSFLLPILGFETSERIMKAFYKLGSYQLYYNEISILEALWKIVKVIRGEEEEVLRIRQGIRSIFETINHASIDDNAINNAVYMYRLGHRDMIDNLLYSIALSRKLLLLTVDEKLIDFIEKHNLPRNNIIAPEQLD, encoded by the coding sequence TTGAACAAGAAAAAATCTATAGGAGACAATAAAAGAATACTTCTTGATACCTCGTTTCTGCTACCTATACTAGGCTTTGAAACATCGGAGAGAATAATGAAAGCATTTTATAAGCTAGGTTCTTATCAGCTCTACTATAATGAGATAAGCATACTTGAAGCTCTATGGAAAATAGTAAAGGTAATTAGAGGAGAAGAGGAAGAAGTTTTACGTATTAGGCAGGGGATTAGATCGATTTTTGAAACAATTAATCATGCATCAATAGATGATAATGCCATAAATAACGCTGTATACATGTATAGACTAGGTCATCGAGACATGATTGATAATCTACTATACTCAATAGCCTTATCAAGAAAGCTACTACTCCTAACAGTTGATGAAAAACTTATAGATTTTATAGAAAAACATAATCTACCAAGAAACAATATTATAGCTCCCGAACAACTAGACTGA
- a CDS encoding AbrB/MazE/SpoVT family DNA-binding domain-containing protein yields MSVVVETKVGKKRVIVIPKAVAEAVKIREGQRIRIMAVGDRIVIEPIRDAVWLAIHGKKIGRIMPEELEEESILEQEKIYRRQ; encoded by the coding sequence ATGAGTGTTGTTGTAGAGACTAAGGTGGGTAAGAAAAGGGTTATTGTTATACCTAAGGCTGTTGCCGAAGCTGTTAAGATACGTGAAGGTCAGAGGATTAGAATAATGGCTGTTGGAGACAGGATCGTGATTGAACCAATAAGAGATGCTGTATGGCTTGCTATACATGGTAAAAAGATAGGTAGGATAATGCCTGAGGAACTAGAGGAGGAGAGTATTCTTGAACAAGAAAAAATCTATAGGAGACAATAA
- a CDS encoding serine/threonine protein kinase, with protein MDWKGGKRILKLSDEALEEAMRMRGEALEIAEKIRIESAKTMYWKRLRGRNVSASIIDFIPATGVYYPGQRVCSRLRFKNTGNVRWTFYISYSVQDGSGKRYNIRSHAVTLDPGEVSSWQYMCWDVPRNPVTGWYKVVMVVWKTMPEKDPNAIQLDFRERANSFRVLRKEDFAPELASYYSDAEYVGGGGFGRVFKARRRDGKIVAVKIPVSLDREAGKSFIRELEAWKRLRHRNIIKLYDYNILPIPYLEMEYADRSLEDLEKPMDVGEAARIILEVAEGLKYAHMNGIIHGDLKPQNILLLGNTPKITDWGLAKFRKEDRSPRISPFTPLYAAPEQLLEKFGEVDERTDIWQLGAVFYELVTGRPPFYSDDMVETMHKIISEKPVEPGRVNPEARSVEHIIMKCLEKSKDKRYQSVEELQRDLAEYLKINYNRSLDETRIKGDLTRSRFFCAQLILLSARYKDYMETIKYLSIFKDYACEEERRQINSLIEQINIRMKREIAFDDELKNRIETLVYNVMLKKRL; from the coding sequence GTGGATTGGAAGGGGGGTAAAAGAATATTAAAGCTTTCCGATGAAGCTTTAGAAGAAGCTATGAGGATGAGAGGTGAGGCTTTAGAAATAGCTGAGAAGATAAGAATTGAATCCGCCAAAACAATGTATTGGAAAAGGCTTCGGGGGAGGAATGTTTCTGCTAGTATAATAGATTTTATTCCGGCAACCGGAGTATATTATCCTGGTCAGCGAGTATGTTCTCGTCTGAGGTTCAAGAATACTGGGAATGTTAGGTGGACTTTCTACATTAGCTATAGTGTTCAGGACGGGAGTGGGAAGCGGTATAATATAAGATCGCATGCTGTAACACTTGATCCAGGCGAGGTTTCTAGCTGGCAATATATGTGTTGGGATGTACCCCGAAACCCTGTTACGGGATGGTATAAAGTTGTTATGGTTGTTTGGAAGACTATGCCGGAAAAAGATCCTAATGCTATACAACTTGACTTCAGAGAGAGGGCAAACTCATTCAGGGTTTTAAGGAAGGAAGATTTTGCCCCTGAGCTCGCCTCTTACTATTCAGATGCTGAGTATGTTGGAGGAGGGGGGTTTGGAAGGGTTTTTAAAGCTAGGAGGAGAGACGGGAAGATAGTTGCTGTGAAGATCCCTGTATCGCTTGATAGGGAGGCTGGGAAGAGCTTTATCAGGGAGTTAGAGGCTTGGAAGAGGCTTAGACATAGAAATATAATAAAACTATATGATTACAATATATTACCTATCCCGTACCTTGAAATGGAATATGCTGATAGGAGTCTAGAGGATTTGGAGAAGCCCATGGATGTTGGAGAGGCTGCAAGGATAATACTTGAGGTTGCTGAGGGGCTTAAATATGCTCATATGAACGGGATAATCCATGGAGATCTGAAGCCGCAGAATATCCTCCTCCTAGGAAATACTCCGAAGATCACTGACTGGGGACTAGCAAAGTTTAGGAAAGAGGATAGGTCTCCTAGGATATCTCCATTCACACCACTATATGCAGCGCCAGAGCAGCTGTTAGAAAAGTTCGGCGAAGTTGATGAGAGAACCGATATATGGCAGCTTGGCGCAGTCTTCTATGAACTAGTTACTGGCAGACCACCATTCTATAGTGATGATATGGTTGAGACTATGCATAAGATAATAAGTGAGAAGCCTGTGGAGCCAGGTAGAGTGAACCCGGAGGCGAGGAGTGTAGAGCACATTATAATGAAATGTCTTGAAAAGAGTAAGGATAAGCGTTATCAGAGCGTGGAGGAGCTTCAAAGAGATCTTGCAGAGTATCTGAAGATCAACTATAATAGATCCCTGGATGAGACCAGGATAAAAGGCGATCTTACAAGATCGAGATTCTTCTGTGCCCAGCTAATTCTCCTCTCAGCAAGATACAAAGACTATATGGAGACTATAAAGTATCTTTCAATTTTTAAAGATTATGCATGTGAAGAGGAGAGAAGACAGATTAACAGCCTAATTGAGCAGATTAACATCAGAATGAAGAGGGAAATAGCGTTTGATGATGAACTTAAGAATAGGATAGAAACCCTTGTATATAATGTGATGCTAAAGAAAAGACTCTAA